In Phycisphaerales bacterium, the sequence GGTCCTCGCGAGCCTCTCACGATCGGGTGCGACGCGGGGGCACGCCCCCGCACCTCAACCCGGTATGCTCCAATGATCTCGCATGAAACGATCCACACCACCCCTGCTTGTCGCACTGTGGACCAGAGACAAGGATGGATTCGAGGCGTTACTCGCACAGAAGGACGCCGCCTTGGCCATCGACACTCGAGATGCCGATGGCCGAACGGCCCTGACGCACGCGGTGATCGACGGGCTTGTGGAGTATGCGGAAAGTCTCATCGATCACGGGGCCGATGTGAACACCTCGGACGCGCTCGAATGGACGCCTCTGCACTTTGCCGCTCAGTCGCATAACGTGGAGATCGCGACACTCCTGCTGCGTCGAGGGGCGCGCCCGGACTCAGCCGATTCACACGGCAACACGCCGTTAAGTACGGCGACGTTCGAGTCTCGCGGACGCGGCGAGATGGTTGTCCTCCTACTGAAAGCCGGGGCCGATCCCGATCGAATGAACAAGCACGGCGTGAGTCCACGTGCCCTCGCAGACTCGATCGCGAACTTCGACGTGGCACAGTACTTCCGAGCGTTGAGATGAAGTTGCCCTAGATGAGATGCAAAGCGGGGGCAAGCCCCCGCGTCCCCGAGGGCGAGAGCAATGGCGGGTACAGTGATGCAGGGATTTGCACTCTGCGCCGGCCGCGCGCACGGTCCGAGTCGGCGGCTCCGCGCCGTTGTTCGATTGGGACATCGTCGATCAACCCATCGACTTCGGACACGCCGTG encodes:
- a CDS encoding ankyrin repeat domain-containing protein, with protein sequence MKRSTPPLLVALWTRDKDGFEALLAQKDAALAIDTRDADGRTALTHAVIDGLVEYAESLIDHGADVNTSDALEWTPLHFAAQSHNVEIATLLLRRGARPDSADSHGNTPLSTATFESRGRGEMVVLLLKAGADPDRMNKHGVSPRALADSIANFDVAQYFRALR